A single window of Leclercia adecarboxylata DNA harbors:
- a CDS encoding acyltransferase, which translates to MSRLLAAIILLLSIALTILVTIACSVPIIIAGIIKLLLPIPVVWRAVSAFCNFMMYCWCEGLAVLLRLNPHLKWDVQGLEGLNKKNWYLLICNHHSWADIVVLCVLFRKHIPMNKYFLKQQLAWVPFIGLACWALDMPFMKRYSRSYLIRHPERRGKDVETTRRSCEKFRAHPTTIVNFVEGSRFTEVKQQQTRSPYANLLPPKAAGIAMALNVLGQQFDKLLDVTLCYPENDKTPFYDMLSGKLTRIVVRINLVPVAEELHGDYVSDKNFKRRFQLWLNTLWSEKDALINTIKAEYKNAGH; encoded by the coding sequence ATGTCTAGACTGCTGGCTGCGATCATACTCCTGTTAAGTATCGCATTAACTATTCTGGTCACCATCGCCTGTTCTGTGCCGATCATCATCGCCGGAATAATTAAACTGCTATTGCCGATCCCCGTCGTCTGGCGTGCTGTCTCTGCCTTCTGCAACTTTATGATGTACTGCTGGTGCGAAGGCCTGGCGGTACTACTGCGTCTTAACCCGCATCTGAAATGGGATGTTCAGGGTCTGGAAGGGCTTAACAAGAAAAACTGGTATTTGCTGATCTGCAACCACCATAGCTGGGCCGATATCGTGGTGTTGTGCGTGCTGTTCCGCAAACATATCCCGATGAATAAATATTTTCTTAAGCAGCAGCTTGCCTGGGTGCCCTTTATTGGCCTGGCCTGCTGGGCGCTGGATATGCCTTTCATGAAACGCTATTCGCGTAGCTATCTGATTCGTCATCCTGAGCGCCGTGGTAAAGATGTTGAAACGACCCGCCGCTCGTGCGAGAAGTTTCGCGCGCACCCTACCACGATTGTCAACTTTGTCGAAGGCTCTCGCTTTACCGAAGTGAAGCAGCAGCAAACCCGCTCTCCCTATGCCAACCTGCTGCCGCCCAAAGCGGCCGGGATCGCCATGGCGCTTAACGTGCTGGGTCAACAGTTCGATAAATTACTGGACGTGACGCTCTGCTATCCCGAAAACGATAAGACGCCGTTTTACGATATGCTCAGCGGCAAGTTAACCCGGATCGTGGTGCGTATTAATCTGGTGCCTGTGGCGGAGGAATTACACGGGGACTATGTCAGTGATAAGAACTTTAAACGACGTTTCCAGCTCTGGCTGAATACGCTCTGGAGTGAG